From Hartmannibacter diazotrophicus, a single genomic window includes:
- a CDS encoding DUF748 domain-containing protein, with protein sequence MRPASRRGWKRLFVGLALLGLIIWSGRALLTGPVQSEWIAGKVAAYAQARSDGSEIGIGNLGLSLDVSLRPVLHLRDVRVKLASGDVISANTVEATTDWSTLLGRSRKLTSIFADHVLVEMVPGAGVEIPDPMLMLGYLEGELVHAGLGSAEVSSLTVMAATNRDRRVTLLDRVAVTLASPSQERGEPVELRVAGRGDSGPWSANMTINAEPGGQSSKVAVVARSVDVADLARRLGDALPFASGQFDADVSAEIDRRGRVLSADGQLSLSQIALGDRDSIGETLLHHADLTFAWDPAGHAIMITPSSTAFAGGSATLAGRIEMPQSPDTVFRYNLAMKGVARVEGSNRRPADFVLDGTYDPAEGTIVVNRLAAQSEQLSFTSALRVAMHETQPVVAFSGAAKTVSVDELKAIWPEFIITNAHNWVRDHLKSGTVTDASIDLGMMLASDEGGDALPPGAATVAFDFEDVTFDIYDGGPIVTQASGHGVLQDDTFTVTLKKGVAKLPDGQTLDMPAGTFHVPVVTMRDPDGSVELDLEGTASAMLALWQSLPLSKGNDLGVAPADLMGTGSAHVSLAMPLIKDLPVNRIKYTAQLELRALGARTPFLGHQVSNGEIDILIADNRAKVTGHASVDGVDTSIEADRPLDGGEEGQSAFKMVLDEAARKKLGLDMSGLLSGNIGVTVKPGKTEDGKDFQDLTVDLKSASLSLPTIGWSKPKGDPATASFRLFQTADSTQVEKIVFDAGVARAEGSLRLDDGRLVLAKFPLVRLSRGDKMQVSFGAAANGGHDLFITGAQFDARGFLKAQTQQSPVGVNGAFGPINLQVRVDNVLGNYDEALDGVNLDATILAAGLADLSLTAQTSGGGATSATMDAGGDQRRLMVEASETGRLLRFLGFYTRVYGGRTTFQASIDKAGRVTGRVDGQRWKIVGEPALARLASEAPDPNNPQDAREVQIRRLLLDLSFADGRVSISDGMVRAANAGLSLQGDVDFRRNVLRITGSYFPAGTFDNFLSRIPILGQTLFASGRAGLVGVTYHLSGPISEPQLSINPLSVVAPGILRKLFELG encoded by the coding sequence GTGCGGCCTGCGTCCAGGCGCGGCTGGAAGCGTCTGTTCGTCGGGCTGGCGCTGCTGGGGCTGATCATCTGGTCCGGCCGGGCCTTGCTGACCGGGCCCGTGCAGTCCGAATGGATCGCCGGCAAGGTGGCGGCCTATGCCCAGGCCCGCAGCGATGGCAGCGAGATCGGCATCGGCAACCTTGGCCTTTCGCTCGACGTCAGCCTGCGTCCCGTCCTGCATCTGCGCGATGTCCGGGTGAAGCTTGCAAGTGGCGACGTCATTTCGGCTAACACGGTCGAGGCGACCACCGACTGGTCGACGCTTCTGGGGCGGTCGAGGAAGCTCACCTCCATCTTCGCCGACCATGTGCTGGTGGAAATGGTGCCCGGCGCCGGCGTCGAGATTCCCGATCCCATGCTGATGCTCGGATATCTGGAAGGCGAACTGGTGCATGCCGGGCTCGGCTCGGCCGAAGTTTCCTCGCTGACGGTCATGGCCGCCACGAATCGCGACCGTCGGGTGACGTTGCTCGACAGGGTGGCGGTCACGCTGGCCTCGCCGTCCCAGGAGCGCGGCGAGCCGGTGGAGCTTCGTGTCGCGGGGCGGGGCGATTCGGGCCCATGGTCGGCCAACATGACCATCAATGCGGAACCGGGAGGCCAGTCCAGCAAGGTGGCGGTCGTTGCCCGTTCCGTCGATGTCGCCGACCTTGCCCGTCGTCTCGGCGATGCACTTCCCTTCGCTTCGGGGCAGTTCGATGCCGATGTCAGCGCCGAGATCGATCGCCGTGGCCGCGTTCTGTCCGCTGACGGGCAGTTGTCGCTCAGCCAGATCGCCCTTGGCGACCGCGATTCCATCGGGGAGACCCTGCTTCACCATGCCGACCTGACGTTCGCGTGGGACCCCGCCGGCCATGCCATCATGATCACACCCTCCAGTACGGCGTTCGCCGGGGGAAGTGCCACGCTGGCCGGGCGCATCGAGATGCCCCAGAGCCCGGACACGGTGTTTCGCTACAATCTGGCGATGAAGGGCGTTGCCCGCGTTGAGGGCAGCAATCGCCGCCCGGCGGACTTCGTTCTCGATGGCACCTACGATCCGGCTGAAGGGACGATCGTCGTCAACAGGCTGGCCGCCCAGTCCGAACAGTTGAGCTTCACGTCGGCGCTGCGGGTCGCCATGCATGAGACGCAGCCCGTCGTCGCCTTCTCCGGGGCGGCCAAGACGGTCTCCGTGGACGAACTCAAGGCCATCTGGCCCGAATTCATCATCACCAATGCCCATAACTGGGTGCGCGATCACCTGAAGTCGGGCACCGTCACGGACGCTTCCATCGACCTCGGCATGATGCTCGCCTCCGATGAGGGAGGCGATGCGCTTCCGCCGGGGGCTGCAACCGTTGCATTCGACTTCGAGGACGTGACCTTCGACATCTACGACGGCGGCCCGATCGTCACGCAGGCAAGCGGTCACGGCGTCCTGCAGGACGACACGTTTACCGTGACGCTCAAGAAGGGCGTGGCAAAGCTCCCGGACGGCCAGACGCTCGATATGCCGGCTGGCACCTTCCATGTTCCGGTGGTGACGATGCGCGATCCGGACGGATCGGTGGAGCTGGATCTGGAGGGAACCGCGTCCGCCATGCTGGCCCTTTGGCAAAGCCTGCCGCTTTCGAAGGGCAATGATCTTGGCGTCGCGCCCGCGGACCTGATGGGGACCGGCAGCGCGCATGTCTCGCTGGCGATGCCGCTGATCAAGGATCTGCCCGTAAACCGGATCAAGTACACGGCGCAGCTCGAGCTCAGGGCGCTTGGCGCGCGCACGCCCTTTCTCGGACATCAGGTCAGCAACGGCGAGATCGACATCCTGATTGCCGACAACCGGGCCAAGGTCACGGGCCACGCCAGCGTCGACGGTGTCGATACCTCGATCGAGGCTGACCGGCCCCTCGATGGCGGCGAGGAAGGCCAGTCGGCCTTCAAGATGGTGCTTGACGAGGCCGCCCGCAAAAAGCTCGGCCTCGACATGTCGGGCCTGCTCAGCGGCAACATCGGCGTGACCGTCAAGCCGGGAAAGACCGAGGACGGAAAGGACTTTCAGGATCTGACCGTCGACCTGAAATCGGCGAGCCTGTCCCTGCCGACGATCGGCTGGTCCAAGCCGAAGGGCGATCCGGCCACAGCTTCTTTCCGTCTCTTCCAGACGGCGGACAGCACGCAAGTGGAGAAGATCGTCTTCGACGCAGGTGTGGCTCGGGCGGAGGGATCGCTTCGGCTCGACGACGGTCGGCTGGTGCTGGCGAAGTTCCCGCTGGTGCGATTGTCGCGCGGCGACAAGATGCAGGTTTCCTTCGGCGCGGCCGCAAACGGCGGCCATGATCTCTTCATCACCGGCGCGCAGTTCGACGCGCGCGGCTTCCTGAAGGCGCAGACGCAGCAAAGCCCCGTCGGCGTCAATGGGGCTTTCGGCCCGATAAATCTCCAGGTGCGGGTCGACAACGTCCTCGGCAACTACGACGAGGCGCTCGATGGCGTCAATCTCGACGCGACCATTCTGGCAGCGGGTCTGGCCGACCTGTCGCTGACCGCACAGACATCCGGCGGCGGCGCGACGTCGGCGACGATGGATGCCGGGGGGGACCAGCGCAGGCTGATGGTCGAGGCGAGCGAAACGGGCCGGCTGCTGCGCTTCCTCGGCTTCTACACGCGTGTCTATGGCGGGCGGACGACGTTCCAGGCCAGTATCGACAAGGCCGGCAGGGTCACGGGGCGCGTCGACGGTCAGCGCTGGAAGATCGTCGGCGAGCCGGCATTGGCCCGCCTTGCGTCCGAGGCGCCCGATCCCAACAATCCGCAGGACGCAAGAGAAGTGCAGATCCGGCGCCTGCTGCTCGATCTGTCCTTCGCGGATGGCCGCGTTTCGATTTCGGACGGCATGGTGCGGGCGGCGAATGCCGGCCTTTCGCTTCAGGGCGATGTCGACTTCCGTCGCAATGTGCTGAGGATCACCGGGTCCTATTTCCCGGCCGGAACCTTCGACAACTTCCTCTCGCGGATTCCGATCCTCGGGCAGACGCTGTTCGCCAGTGGTCGCGCCGGTCTCGTCGGCGTCACCTATCACCTGAGCGGACCGATTTCCGAACCGCAGCTCTCGATCAATCCGCTGTCAGTGGTCGCGCCGGGAATTCTGAGGAAACTCTTCGAACTCGGGTGA
- the bcp gene encoding thioredoxin-dependent thiol peroxidase: MTDAPQTGQMAPDFLLPTADGTPVSLSSLKGKPVVVYFYPKDDTSGCTVEALDFTAAKADFEAAGVTVLGISPDTEKKHAKFRDKHGLTVELLADPERQAIEAYGVWVEKSMYGRKYMGVDRSTFLIDAEGKVARVWHKVKIPGHVAEVLAASRAL; encoded by the coding sequence ATGACCGACGCCCCGCAGACCGGACAGATGGCCCCCGATTTCTTGCTGCCGACGGCCGATGGGACCCCTGTCAGCCTTTCCTCGCTCAAGGGAAAGCCGGTCGTCGTCTACTTCTACCCCAAGGACGATACCAGCGGATGCACGGTGGAAGCCCTTGATTTTACGGCGGCCAAGGCGGATTTCGAAGCCGCCGGCGTCACGGTTCTCGGCATTTCGCCCGATACGGAAAAAAAGCACGCCAAGTTTCGCGACAAGCATGGACTGACCGTTGAACTTCTCGCCGATCCCGAGCGCCAGGCCATCGAGGCCTATGGCGTGTGGGTGGAAAAGTCGATGTATGGCCGCAAGTACATGGGCGTTGACCGCTCCACCTTCCTGATCGACGCCGAGGGCAAGGTCGCCAGGGTCTGGCACAAGGTGAAGATCCCGGGCCATGTCGCCGAGGTGCTCGCCGCCTCCAGGGCGCTCTGA
- a CDS encoding ferritin-like domain-containing protein — protein MERDSLRERARSIVATADLQAKVDLAYQTARDWFQRRLDRGTGLTGPALSERPGRPARPLLLAPRDMPRRSSVGLSGRIALLHSLTHIELNAVDLTWDLVARFVDQQVPRSFFDDWVQVGLEEAKHFSMLDTRLKELGAAYGDLPAHDGLWQAAESTGHDLKARLAVIPLVLEARGLDVTPAMAEKIRSGGDEASAAILDIIYRDEKRHVAFGAKWFRFLCDRERVAPEPAFHDLVRRNFRGALKPPFNDRARSEAGLTPGFYKPLARIIG, from the coding sequence ATGGAGCGCGACAGCCTGCGCGAACGGGCCCGTTCGATCGTTGCGACCGCCGATCTTCAGGCGAAGGTCGACCTTGCCTATCAGACGGCGCGGGACTGGTTCCAGCGCCGGCTCGATCGCGGGACCGGCTTGACCGGGCCGGCGCTCAGCGAGCGTCCGGGCCGCCCGGCCCGCCCTCTCCTGCTTGCCCCGCGCGACATGCCCCGCCGGTCGTCCGTCGGGCTTTCCGGACGCATCGCGCTGCTGCACTCGCTGACGCATATCGAACTCAACGCCGTGGATCTGACCTGGGATCTCGTCGCCCGCTTCGTCGATCAGCAGGTGCCGCGATCCTTCTTTGACGACTGGGTGCAGGTCGGCCTTGAGGAAGCCAAGCATTTCTCGATGCTCGACACGCGGCTGAAGGAACTCGGCGCCGCCTACGGCGACCTGCCCGCTCACGACGGCCTCTGGCAGGCGGCGGAAAGCACGGGTCACGACCTGAAGGCCCGACTCGCGGTCATCCCGCTGGTTCTCGAAGCACGCGGCCTCGACGTCACGCCGGCGATGGCCGAGAAGATCCGGTCCGGCGGCGACGAGGCGAGCGCCGCCATCCTCGACATCATCTACCGGGACGAGAAGCGCCATGTCGCCTTTGGCGCAAAATGGTTCCGCTTTCTGTGCGATCGCGAGCGCGTTGCTCCGGAACCGGCCTTCCACGATCTCGTGCGCCGCAATTTCCGCGGCGCCCTGAAGCCCCCCTTCAACGACCGGGCTCGTTCCGAGGCGGGACTGACGCCGGGCTTCTACAAGCCGCTTGCACGAATCATAGGTTAA
- a CDS encoding M23 family metallopeptidase, with protein MARQKSENRYRSQRPVRRIIITNGDDVHSYTVRPWLAGSLAVFGTVFAAVYLGATAYLIFRDGLIDASTSHTADMQQAYENRIANLRGEIDRIASRQLLDQVAYDQKIEKLLTRQAELTDSQRLIGDLLKTARAEGLEVVPTTAVKAATKQDTASLAPAMPRRSPNLSTAYADDSIQDTINARFDALMGAKADSEPLAIGGPSPELRGAAEPSNGAAKEDRPDLSAMSDQLKHYRLSQYAAVEAIASAAETKVSKARAIMRSIGIHLKLASADPIPTATGEETSDVGGPFVPLAVSPEFVSNVEKARAALEQIGSVRKAVARLPLTEPLDNATITSTFGARRDPFLGRLAMHPGIDYRSPVGRDVPADAPGKVIFAGRNGGYGNMVEIDHGKGLTTRYAHMSRISVSTGDVVAKGDKIGEVGSTGRSTGPHLHYETRVNGEAVDPMIYIQAGEKLASVLGDNS; from the coding sequence ATGGCGCGACAGAAGTCGGAAAATCGCTATCGGTCGCAACGACCGGTCCGTCGGATCATCATCACGAATGGTGATGACGTTCACAGTTACACTGTCCGACCCTGGCTGGCCGGATCGCTCGCCGTCTTCGGAACGGTGTTTGCCGCCGTCTATCTCGGTGCCACCGCCTATCTGATCTTCCGTGACGGGTTGATCGACGCCTCCACGTCCCATACCGCGGACATGCAGCAGGCGTATGAGAACCGCATTGCCAATCTGCGCGGCGAGATCGATCGCATCGCCAGCCGGCAGTTGCTCGATCAGGTCGCCTACGACCAGAAGATCGAAAAGCTGCTGACCCGCCAGGCGGAGCTGACCGACAGCCAGCGGCTGATTGGCGATCTCCTGAAGACCGCCAGGGCCGAAGGTCTTGAAGTCGTTCCGACAACGGCAGTCAAGGCAGCCACCAAGCAGGATACGGCGTCTCTTGCGCCGGCCATGCCGCGCCGCAGCCCGAACCTTTCCACGGCGTATGCCGACGACAGCATCCAGGACACCATCAACGCCCGGTTCGACGCGCTGATGGGCGCCAAGGCCGACAGCGAGCCCCTCGCCATCGGCGGCCCCTCCCCCGAGCTTCGCGGCGCCGCGGAGCCCTCGAACGGCGCGGCCAAGGAAGATCGGCCAGATCTCTCCGCCATGTCGGACCAGCTCAAGCACTATCGCCTGTCGCAGTACGCGGCTGTCGAGGCGATCGCCAGCGCCGCCGAGACCAAGGTCTCCAAGGCCAGGGCAATCATGCGCTCCATCGGCATCCATCTGAAGCTGGCAAGCGCCGATCCGATCCCCACGGCAACGGGCGAGGAGACCAGCGACGTCGGCGGCCCCTTCGTCCCGCTCGCCGTTTCTCCCGAATTCGTCAGCAACGTGGAAAAGGCCCGTGCGGCCCTCGAGCAGATTGGCAGCGTCCGCAAGGCCGTCGCCAGGCTTCCCCTGACCGAGCCGCTCGACAACGCGACGATCACCTCGACATTCGGCGCCCGCCGCGATCCGTTCCTCGGCCGCCTCGCCATGCATCCCGGCATCGACTATCGCTCGCCGGTCGGGCGGGACGTTCCGGCCGACGCACCCGGCAAGGTCATCTTCGCCGGACGCAACGGCGGCTACGGCAACATGGTCGAGATCGACCACGGCAAGGGCCTGACGACGCGCTATGCCCACATGAGCCGCATTTCGGTCAGCACCGGCGATGTGGTCGCCAAGGGCGACAAGATCGGCGAGGTCGGTTCCACCGGGCGCTCGACCGGACCGCATCTCCACTACGAGACCCGTGTCAACGGCGAGGCGGTCGACCCGATGATCTACATCCAGGCCGGAGAAAAGCTGGCCAGCGTGCTCGGCGACAATTCCTGA
- the prfB gene encoding peptide chain release factor 2 (programmed frameshift), protein MRAEIEAIVDEIEQGMALLRRHLDWDASQARLAELNGFVEDPNLWNDPENAQKIMRERTDLETRMTAVEKMSAELSDNVELIELGEMEGDQTVVTDAENALKALKSEIDRMQIESLLSGEADSNDTYVEINSGAGGTESQDWANMLLRMYTRWAEKHRNKVELLEIHDGEEAGIKSATIVVKGHNAYGWLKTESGVHRLVRISPYDSQARRHTSFASVWVYPVVDDSINIEINESECRVDTYRASGAGGQHINTTDSAVRITHIPTNIVVQCQSERSQHKNRATAWNMLKARLYERELEIREQAANAEASSKTEIGWGHQIRSYVLQPYQLVKDLRTGVESTSPQDVLNGDLDEFMEAALAQRVHGTTAGEIADVD, encoded by the exons ATGCGTGCTGAAATCGAGGCCATCGTCGACGAGATCGAGCAGGGGATGGCCCTGCTGAGGAGGCATCTT GACTGGGATGCGTCCCAGGCACGGCTTGCCGAGCTGAACGGCTTCGTCGAAGACCCGAACCTTTGGAACGATCCGGAAAACGCGCAGAAAATCATGCGCGAGCGAACGGATCTGGAAACCCGGATGACGGCTGTCGAGAAGATGTCGGCCGAGCTTTCCGACAATGTCGAGCTCATCGAGCTCGGCGAAATGGAAGGCGACCAGACCGTCGTCACGGACGCGGAGAACGCCCTCAAGGCGCTCAAGTCCGAGATCGACCGGATGCAGATCGAATCACTGCTGTCTGGTGAGGCCGATTCCAACGACACCTATGTGGAAATCAACTCCGGCGCCGGCGGCACCGAGAGCCAGGACTGGGCGAACATGCTCCTGCGCATGTACACCCGCTGGGCGGAGAAGCATCGCAACAAGGTCGAGCTTCTGGAAATCCACGACGGTGAAGAGGCGGGCATCAAGAGCGCGACCATCGTCGTCAAGGGCCACAACGCCTACGGCTGGCTGAAGACGGAATCGGGCGTGCACCGGCTCGTGCGCATTTCGCCCTACGACAGCCAGGCTCGCCGGCACACCAGCTTCGCCTCGGTCTGGGTCTATCCGGTCGTCGACGACTCGATCAACATCGAGATCAACGAGAGCGAATGCCGGGTCGACACCTATCGCGCCTCGGGCGCGGGCGGTCAGCACATCAACACGACCGACTCGGCGGTGCGCATCACGCATATCCCGACGAATATCGTGGTTCAGTGTCAGAGCGAGCGTTCCCAGCACAAGAACCGCGCCACGGCCTGGAACATGCTGAAGGCGCGGCTCTATGAGCGCGAGCTGGAGATCCGCGAGCAGGCGGCCAACGCCGAGGCGTCGTCGAAGACGGAGATCGGCTGGGGGCACCAGATCCGCTCCTATGTGCTGCAGCCCTATCAGCTCGTGAAGGATCTGCGCACCGGGGTGGAGAGCACCTCGCCGCAGGATGTGCTCAACGGCGACCTCGACGAGTTCATGGAGGCGGCGCTTGCGCAGCGCGTCCATGGCACGACGGCGGGCGAAATCGCCGACGTGGACTGA
- the recN gene encoding DNA repair protein RecN, which yields MLLTLAIRDIVLIERLDIAFSSGLTVLTGETGAGKSILLDALSLALGGRGDASLVRHGANQGQVTAVFEIDATHPVRALLSENDIPDEGDLILRRVQTSDGRTRAFVNDQAVSAGLMRHLGAGLVEIHGQHDDRALVDAVAHRGLLDAFGGLEQECRVLSAAHRDWRGAEKALGELRGRIDAARREADFLRSSVEELEALSPMVGEEVELAEKRAHMMRGEKIAADLAEASEHLSGTASPIPGLASLMRRLERKGPEVAGLLEEPLTALSAALDQLEEARLGFERALRESEFDPAVLEATEERLFKIRAAARKFDVEPDDLTELAVRMANDLAEIDAGEGRLEALARAAETAKARYDTLAGELSARRSETARHLEAAVAGELPALKLERAEFIVTQGVDPEARGPEGIDQIEFWVRTNPGTRAGPMMKVASGGELSRFLLALKVSLADKGSAPTLVFDEIDTGVGGAVAEAIGSRLGRLGERVQVLSVTHAPQVAARADQHLLIAKDAVEGGARVATRVTPIDEHHRREEIARMLAGSVITDEARAAAERLIGSGR from the coding sequence ATGCTGCTGACCCTGGCGATCCGAGATATCGTCCTGATCGAGCGGCTCGACATTGCCTTTTCGAGCGGACTGACCGTGCTCACGGGCGAAACCGGCGCCGGAAAGTCCATCCTTCTCGATGCCCTGTCGCTGGCGCTCGGCGGCCGGGGAGACGCCTCGCTGGTGCGCCATGGCGCGAACCAGGGGCAGGTGACGGCCGTCTTCGAGATTGACGCCACCCATCCGGTGCGAGCCCTCCTTTCCGAAAATGACATCCCCGACGAAGGCGATCTGATCCTTCGGCGCGTGCAGACCTCGGATGGCCGCACGCGCGCCTTCGTCAACGATCAGGCCGTCTCAGCCGGACTGATGCGTCACCTGGGGGCTGGTCTCGTCGAAATTCATGGTCAGCACGACGACCGGGCACTGGTCGATGCCGTCGCGCATCGGGGGCTGCTCGATGCCTTCGGCGGGCTCGAGCAGGAGTGCCGTGTCCTGTCGGCGGCTCATCGCGACTGGCGCGGCGCCGAAAAGGCGCTCGGCGAACTGCGCGGCCGGATCGATGCCGCCCGCCGCGAGGCCGACTTCCTGCGCTCTTCGGTGGAAGAGCTGGAGGCCCTGTCGCCGATGGTCGGCGAAGAGGTCGAGCTTGCGGAAAAACGTGCCCACATGATGCGCGGCGAGAAGATCGCGGCCGATCTTGCCGAGGCCAGCGAGCATCTTTCCGGAACCGCCTCGCCGATCCCGGGCCTTGCCTCGCTGATGCGCCGTCTGGAGCGCAAGGGGCCCGAGGTGGCGGGCCTTCTGGAAGAACCTCTGACGGCGCTATCCGCCGCGCTCGATCAGCTGGAAGAGGCGCGCCTCGGTTTTGAACGGGCACTCAGGGAGAGCGAATTCGATCCGGCGGTGCTGGAAGCGACCGAGGAGCGTCTTTTCAAGATCCGGGCGGCGGCGCGCAAGTTCGATGTCGAGCCCGACGATCTGACGGAACTCGCCGTGCGCATGGCGAATGACCTTGCCGAGATCGATGCCGGCGAGGGACGGCTGGAGGCGCTGGCGCGGGCGGCCGAGACCGCGAAGGCGCGCTACGACACGCTGGCCGGCGAGCTTTCGGCACGCCGCAGCGAGACGGCGCGGCATCTCGAAGCCGCCGTTGCCGGTGAACTGCCGGCGCTGAAGCTGGAGCGTGCCGAATTCATCGTCACGCAGGGCGTCGACCCAGAGGCGAGGGGGCCTGAGGGGATCGACCAGATCGAATTCTGGGTGCGCACGAACCCGGGCACGCGGGCGGGGCCGATGATGAAGGTCGCCTCGGGCGGCGAACTCTCGCGCTTCCTGCTGGCGCTGAAGGTCTCGCTCGCCGACAAGGGCTCGGCGCCGACGCTCGTCTTTGACGAGATAGACACCGGTGTCGGCGGTGCGGTCGCCGAGGCGATCGGCAGCCGTCTCGGGCGTCTTGGCGAGCGCGTGCAGGTGCTCTCCGTGACCCATGCGCCGCAGGTCGCCGCGCGGGCCGACCAACACCTTCTGATCGCCAAGGACGCGGTGGAAGGCGGCGCGCGGGTCGCGACTCGCGTCACGCCGATCGACGAGCATCACCGGCGCGAGGAGATTGCCCGCATGCTGGCCGGCAGCGTCATCACCGACGAGGCGCGGGCGGCGGCGGAGCGGCTGATCGGCAGCGGTCGCTGA
- a CDS encoding outer membrane protein assembly factor BamD yields MASSRAVRSNLVSAASGRRVLSGALAGSLLALLTACSSDPVDDLAFKDIPAEKSYNEGLAYIKAGDLREATKKFEEVDQQHPYSEWARKSMIMTAYTNFTRGRYDDAIISARRYVTLYPGSEDAAYAQYMIGQSYFQQIPDVDRDQDMTRKALQAMTELVQRYPDSSYALEAQRVIDVCRDQLAGKEMEIGRYYLARYNYIAAVNRFRNVVTEYQTTRHTEEALERLTEAYFALGIVNEAQTAAAILGHNYPESQWYKDAYSLLQTKGLEPREDTGSWISRTFKAALG; encoded by the coding sequence ATGGCTTCTTCGCGGGCGGTGCGATCCAACCTTGTGTCAGCGGCTTCCGGCCGCCGTGTCCTTTCCGGTGCTCTTGCAGGCTCGCTTCTTGCCCTGCTGACGGCCTGCTCGTCCGACCCCGTCGACGACCTCGCCTTCAAGGATATCCCGGCCGAGAAGTCCTATAATGAGGGTCTTGCCTACATCAAGGCAGGCGATCTTCGCGAGGCGACCAAGAAATTCGAGGAAGTCGACCAGCAGCACCCCTATTCGGAGTGGGCGCGCAAGTCGATGATCATGACGGCCTACACGAACTTCACGCGCGGCAGGTACGACGACGCGATCATCTCGGCCCGACGCTATGTGACGCTCTATCCGGGCTCCGAGGACGCCGCTTACGCGCAATACATGATCGGCCAGTCCTACTTCCAGCAGATCCCCGACGTCGACCGCGATCAGGACATGACGCGCAAGGCGCTCCAGGCCATGACCGAGCTCGTGCAGCGGTATCCGGACTCGTCCTACGCGCTTGAAGCGCAGCGGGTGATCGACGTCTGCCGCGACCAGCTCGCCGGCAAGGAAATGGAGATCGGCCGCTACTATCTGGCGCGCTACAACTACATTGCCGCGGTCAACCGCTTCCGCAATGTCGTGACCGAGTACCAGACGACGCGCCACACGGAAGAGGCGCTGGAACGTCTGACGGAAGCCTATTTCGCGCTCGGTATCGTCAACGAGGCGCAGACAGCGGCCGCCATCCTTGGTCACAACTATCCGGAAAGCCAGTGGTACAAGGACGCCTACAGCCTGCTTCAGACGAAGGGGCTTGAGCCGCGCGAGGATACCGGTTCCTGGATTTCGCGCACCTTCAAGGCCGCGCTCGGCTAA
- the lpxC gene encoding UDP-3-O-acyl-N-acetylglucosamine deacetylase: MQLKKFGGYQTTLAREIRFDGVGVHAGKPASLLLRPASADRGIVFRRTDETGREVEIPARFDYVVATDLCTVLGVDGLSVATVEHLMAALLALGVDNVDIEVEGPEVPILDGCSVTFVDGIQEAGLTVLASPRKVLRILKTVRVEQGDAFAELSPFEGCRYDVTIDFTDPVIGRQSYVFDLSAHGFRTELARARTFGFMSDVEKLWKIGFALGSSLENSVAVGEGRVMNPEGLRFPDEFARHKTLDAVGDLALAGAPFVGRYRSYKGGHRMNVAVLKALFADHAAYEFVSKSAVRREAGSAVMVAGSGLAAAPDI, encoded by the coding sequence ATGCAGCTCAAGAAATTCGGCGGCTATCAGACGACGCTCGCACGCGAAATTCGGTTCGACGGCGTCGGCGTCCACGCCGGCAAGCCCGCGAGCCTTTTGCTGCGTCCCGCGTCCGCCGATCGCGGCATCGTTTTCCGCCGGACCGACGAGACGGGACGGGAGGTCGAGATTCCCGCCCGGTTCGACTACGTGGTCGCAACCGATCTCTGCACGGTTCTAGGTGTCGACGGTCTTTCGGTCGCGACGGTCGAGCATCTCATGGCTGCCTTGCTGGCGCTGGGTGTCGACAATGTCGACATCGAGGTCGAAGGGCCGGAAGTTCCGATTCTCGACGGCTGCTCGGTGACCTTCGTCGACGGTATCCAGGAGGCCGGGCTCACCGTGCTGGCGAGCCCGCGCAAGGTGCTGCGCATCCTGAAGACGGTTCGCGTCGAGCAGGGCGATGCCTTTGCCGAACTCTCGCCCTTCGAGGGCTGCCGCTATGACGTCACCATCGACTTCACCGACCCGGTGATCGGCCGCCAGTCCTATGTCTTCGATCTTTCCGCCCACGGGTTCCGTACGGAACTGGCGCGGGCGCGGACCTTCGGCTTCATGAGCGATGTCGAAAAGCTCTGGAAGATCGGTTTCGCGCTGGGCTCGTCGCTGGAGAATTCCGTCGCCGTCGGCGAGGGGCGGGTGATGAACCCGGAAGGCCTGCGCTTCCCGGACGAATTCGCTCGCCACAAGACGCTCGACGCTGTTGGCGACCTTGCGCTTGCGGGCGCGCCGTTTGTCGGCCGCTACCGGTCCTACAAGGGCGGCCACCGGATGAACGTCGCGGTGCTCAAGGCGCTGTTCGCCGACCATGCCGCCTATGAGTTCGTCAGCAAGTCGGCCGTGCGGCGCGAGGCTGGCAGTGCCGTCATGGTGGCTGGCAGCGGTCTTGCCGCGGCGCCGGACATCTGA